GCGGCTTGGTTGTCCCGGTTCTTGTCCTTTACGACTGCTTCAAGAGGATGGAGATTGGAGCAAAGACCATTTCTGGGCTGTAATTCGTTTTCTCCGTCACTCCTCAAGACTCCACGAGATTCTTCCTGTAACTTCCTGTAACTTATCTCTTGCATAATATCTGAGAAcatgaaattgattttgttattgtttcaaTTGCAGGTTTATGATGCGTGGAAGAATCTTGAACCTTTGCGAATAAGTGTGGCCAATTACGAGAGGATTATAAGGTTTTTGTGTGAGGAAAGATCGATGAATGAAGCAATTCGAGCTTTTCGCAGTATGATTGATGATCATGAGCTAAGtccatctttagaaatctataatTCAATCATCCATGGTTATGCTGATGATGGCAAGTTTGAGGAAGCTATGTTCTACTTGAGTCAGATGAAAGAGAATGGCTTGTCACCGATCAGCGAGACATACGATGGCCTTATTGAAGCATATGGTAAATGGAAACTGTATGATGAGATTGTTTTGTGCGTTAGGAGAATGGAATCTGATGGTTGTGTGCGTGACCATGTTACTTATAATCTACTTATACGTGAGTTTTCGCGTGGAGGGTTGCTTAAGAGAATGGAGCAAATGTATCAGAGTTTGATGTCGAGGAAGATGACTCTCGAGCCTTGTACGTTGTTGTCCATGCTTGAAGCTTATGCGGAGTTAGGGGTTATTGAAAAGATGGAGGAGACGTGTAATAAGGTTATAAGGTTTGGGATTTGTTTAGATGCCGGTTTAGTTAGGAAGTTAGCTAATGTTTACATCGATAACCTCATGTTCTCGAGGCTTGATGATTTGGGTCGTGGCATTTCTTATTCTAGAACACGTAGGACCGATCTGGCTTGGTGTCTCAGGCTTCTGTGTCATGCCCGTCTTGTGAGTCGAAAAGGTTTGGATTATGTTGTTAAAGAGATGAAAGAAGCTAGAGTTACTTGGAATACAACTTTTGCTAATATTGTACTTTTAGCTTACTCAAAAATGGGGGATTTCAAGAGCATTGAGCTGCTCCTCGATGAGCTACGGACAAAACGTGTGAAGCTTGATCTTGTAACTGTCGGAATTGTCTACGACTTGAGCGAAGCTGGTTTTGATGGTACTGGAGTTTTTATCACTTGGAAAAAGATTGGGTTTCTTGATAAGCCTGTGGAAATAAAGACTGATCCTTTGGTCCATGCTGCTTTTGGGAAAGGGCGGTTTCTTAGGAGCTGTGAAGAAATGATAGGTGAAGAACCAACGCCATGGACACCAGAATCTTATGGAACTTGTGGTTAAGAATCAGAAAACTGTACTTTAGTATGTAAATTTCAACCTATACAAACACTAGACTGTATGTAGAGACTAACAGTTGTGTAAGCTTCTCTTAAGTCTGCTCTTCTACACAATTCTCTCTGTTTGGATTtgtcttgtttctctttcttgtatAGACGTTACACGGTGTTGTGTCAGTTACACCATTCCCTCTTGTTGATAATAGCTTGGAGAATTGTTCCACTTCATCGAGaacctgtttcttcttctcggtGTATGTTTCACTTCCACTTGTGCGTCCAAACGAGTTAGATACCATCAACTGTACAAGATAGTTGCGGACTTCACCATGATCATGTATTGAGGAAAttgcttgttgttgttcttcaacGGTTTCTTCTTGAGTTCCATTCCTGtgcatttgttttttaaattccTGCAGGACCAGAGCATGTTATGAAACTGATTTGATGTATCCAAACATCTATTGAGATACCTTATCTGCATAACAAACCTGGAATGCACGAATCAACTTGGTCACTTGCTCGGAATTCAATAGCTCAGCCAGCATAAGTTCTCGAAACAATATTACAATCTCTCTGCTGATGTTCATCCCACTAAGATTTTGAATCATGCTAGAGATGCAAGACTCATCAAAAACAGTTCTCAGCCACGCTGGCTTGTTCTTGAGTCTTAGCATGGCAACGGTTACATAGACTGCTGGTTTGTGGTGGTTCACAAAGGTATTTGATGCCGAACAAGGCATCGCCAAGGACACTGACATTTCTTCTGCAATAAACCTGTACCATGAGCTGGTCTTAAGCATCTCCGTTCTTCCTTCCATGTCTTCCCATCCTAGAATCATGGACAGACAAAGCGCAGAGTTTGTCGCTACTCTTATGTCATCACAGAATACAAGACCACCTAAAACAGCCTTCATTGATTTCAGGTAACTCGAAGAACACCGTAGTTGCTCTCTTTTTATGTCAATCTGCTGTGATAATCCAGTGAACAATTCCAAAAGACAACAAGAGGCGATGAGCTTGATTTGCGGCGTTCCAAAATGCATCAACCTGCAAAAATTATGGCAATGGATGCATACTACGGGTAGTGTATCCAGGTTTCTCGATGAGCCAAAGAAAGTTTGCCAGTCCACTACTCCAGCTAGAACAATCTGCAAGCTAAGGCCAAAAGGGAGTTAGAGAACAGTTTAGAAGTAGGATCTAGCTTTGTGAAGAATTTCAGATGCTACCTTCttaatgagaaaaaataaagaggtAACGTGAATGCTAAAGCCTCCCCAATGTCAGTTTCGTCCTGATACTGAGTCAATGCTGGACCCTTTGAGCAAGCTACAGCAACCACAGTGTTGATTGCTGATACCAAGTGCGAATTCAACACAATACTTCTTGAAGCTTCAACAAGTGCTCCGTCTGACGAGTGGTACAGAACCAAAGAAAGAATGCCAATCACCATCATACCTTCATGGTTCTGTGTTATGGCAGTGTCTCGCAACCTCAAATAATTtaacaactacaaaacaaaGAGGATCCAGTGAGCTATATGATATAATGATAATTTTGGTCGAGAATAGGTCTAAACGACCATACCTTTATAATCACAGCATNTAAAAGATGGAGTTTTCAATAGGGAAACAAAAACTGAGCAGATCATCGCAAATGCATCTGCCAATAATCCCATCTCCTGCGAATAATATCTTTCAAGCATTCTTCTTAGAACCAGAGCAATTTCCTGAACTTGAGAACTAGAAGCTATCCCAGGGAAATCAGAAATACAGCTCGAAATAAGCTTCAGTGTCTGGATTTGAAAAGGATGGCAAGGAACTTCGCCTACATAGTGAAGCACTTGGATGACTGAAGGAAACCCAATAACNTAAAGATGTTCCCAAGGATGAGTTAGTAAAGCCACAAACAAGTTTATGGATTGCATTGCCAATGCTATTCATGATTAAATGGTTGGAGGTAGTTGGGGATATAGAAACAATCTTGATCATCAGATTTAAAATTGAGATAACATTAGTGTCCTGGTCTCCCTTCTCTGCGAGCTGTTCCAACAAGTTAACCAGAAGAATTGCAGCATAGTTGTCTCCTTCTGATATCAACTTTGCAAACCAATATGTGAGTGATCTCTGTCTGCCATCTCCATATACATTGTGAACTTCGTTTCCAATAAAGTTTCTCTGGGAGATCTTTTGGATCTGGTAAGTTAAACTTTTGCTGATATTTTCTTGTTGAAAAAGCCACTTCAGAGATTCTAGATGAATATAACTGGAACCCAAGTCCCAATCATAATCGTTTAGTAGATGGAAGAGTATTCTCTCAGCTTCTAGACTGTAGGATATCTGGTATCTCTCGTTTTGAAGACTCCTGCAAAGACTATACAGATTCACTAGGTGCAGCATAGCTGGAGAATCAGAGATCGCATATGCTAAACTTGTCCTGTTTAAGATAATGTATTGCTCCAAAGAAGCTAAAACCAGCTTGTCATCTGCAAGCCTGCAAAAGATGCcaaataatataagaaagagaaatagatTATAGATCTTTAGTGCGTCAATCGAAAACGTGATTCAAAATCAGAAGCCTAAGTCACTTGTCATTGTATATCCAACTGGTATGGAAAATCAGCAGCGTTGCGGACTGGCAAGAAGCCAATTCTTGATTATTGGAACTATCTTGCCCGAGCAAAAACAGCAAATCTTGTGGATCAGTAGGAAGACACGGAATAGCATCTCTGATATGTGACCCCGTTTTCTGTTCAAGAAGAACATCAACAAGGGAACTGAGCATCAAATATACCCTCTGTTTCATCTTAGGCGTAGAAAAGTTTCCTAGGCATCCAAATGAAAAACTGAACCAATCTGCTGAAACAAGCATCTCTGCAAACTCCTTGGCCTGAATATCTGGATTCTGTAGCAGAATagaatggaaagtttccattaTGCCAAGAGTTGCTTCCTCACTGACCTCGTTGATATCAGAGAGAAACCATGGCAATAGATGTGATGCACACACGTCTATAACACAGTGTCTTAACTCAATGCAACTGGTCTTGTTTATGGATGTTGGTGCAGTACAATATGCATATACTTCACTGAGTAAGTAGACTGCATGCAATATCTGCGTTGGATCTTTCTCAGGTAGACTAACAGAGGCCAAAATGGAATGTCTCAAGGATTCTTGCAATGATGTTAACACATCTGGAGTCTCAGTAAAAGATGGAGTTTTCAATAGGGAAACAAAAACTGAGCAGATAATCGCAAATGCATCTGCCAATAATCCCATCTCCTGCGAATAATATCTTTCAAGCATTCTTTTTAGAACCAGAGCAATTTCCTGAACTTGAGAACTAGAAGCTATCCCAGGGAAATCAGAAATACAGCTCGAAATAAGCTTCAGTGTCTGGATTTGAAAAGGATGGCAAGGAACTTCGCCTACATAGTGAAGCACTTGGATGACTGAAGGAAACCCAATAACAAGTCTCTTCCGAAAAGAATGCTCGGCTAGGGAAAATAGATCAAGGACTCTGAGGCATGAGTTGATGACCTGATCTTTACGTTCTGTTCATGAAAAGGACATCAGTCAGATACATCAAACACATATCTATTAATGCTTGTGCAGATGTGAGCTTCCAGAGGACAACACAGTAAGTAAAGATAGCCGTCACACGGAATTATAATAGGCAATGTATGTAAAGACTGATTGAACAAGTTGTTAAATTTGTGTAGGAAACAATGAATTATGCATTTGACATCAGAAAGATGTGTATGATAACATCATTTCTTAGTTTCTAAACCTTCGGCTAGTATGTGGAAAAAATTCTGGTCCTTCCAGTATAATGGAATGCCCAGTAGCAGTATATTATTCACTTATCCAAAGAGACTACATTTACCTGATAACCGCAGTATCTCAAATATATAATCAGCAACATTTTCCTCTACCAGAACTTGAATCTGTCTGCTTGGTGTACTCTCTTGGGATAAATAGTGGAAGATAAGATCGAGGGATCTTATTTGCACCTCGCTGTCAGTGGAAAGAAGTGGACCTTTGATTGCTTCAGAAAATAAGACATTTAAACAAGGCTTGGCGACTACAGTCTCAGTTGTCTGCATAGGGTCATCATCCACTTCATCCAAGCTCATGCTGCTGACACTATTTGTATNCTGAATATCTGGATTCTGTAGCAGAATagaatggaaagtttccattaTGCCAAGAGTTGCTTCCTCACTGACCTCGTTGATATCAGAGAGAAACCATGGCAATAGATGTGATGCACACACGTCTATAACACAGTGTNAGCTCATGCTGCTGACACTATTTGTATGTGAATATGATAAAAGACCTTGCTGGGCCAAGATGGTCAAAAGGGCTACAAAGTGCAGAATCTATGTTAGCTGAAATAGAAGAAAGTTTCTTTGCAAAAGAAAACGAATGATAACCTCACACTGAGAATGGTCTACTGTATGGAAATGCATTAAACGTGTTATTGACATGATGTTCCAGGAGAAAGAATTGGAGCAAATAGATAAAAGCTCATACGCACCTACGCAATTCAAGCGAACATCATCTCTCTGTGTCTTTGCAAGAGCTTCTAAAGATAGGCATAAGAGCTTAGGACACAATGAAGATAGAATCTCAATTCCATCAAAATTTTGTTCTGTGAATTGTAGAGCAGAAAACTTGTACAGAGCAAATAGGATTTCACCACGGATCTCCTCACTAGTATCAGAAAAAAGGATAACAAACAGGATAAATCACAACATGCGCATACAAGATAGAAAGAAGTCTCCATCCAAGTGGCTTTATGCAAATTACCTCGGTAATTGAAGACCTTCAACGAGTTGGCAAACAAGAGCTTCTTTATCTCTGAGATGGGAATTGACGTCTATATTGCCACAGCTCATCAGAACGCCAAAGCAATGGAGCTGCAAACACACAGACATTTAGCAATGTATCAGCAGAAAGCTTCTCCATGATCAAACGAATCGCAATTTTGCAGATCTAAATTTAATTAGATGAATTCATGAAATCCCCAATTGAAgagcaagaaaaaaaaccctagaaaggCAAAACAATACCATATGAAGCTGTCTTCGGCTCCAACCCAAAGCACCAGAAGAGAGCTGATCGGAGATTCTCTCCAGGAAATCCTCACCGATTGAAGATCCCTCAGCGGAACATAGAGCCGAGATGGTATCCCTGATCTGGATAGCGATTGGAACATCATCAATCAAAGAGAGAGCGTGGACGAGAGGCGATACGAGAAAGTGGATATGAGAGGTGAGTAGGGTTCGGAGGAAGATAGGTTCAGAGAGAGCGATTGAGAGCTGGTGGAGCGCGTAGGAGACGTGGACGGTGGGGACGCGTGAGTCGGAGACGAGATTGGAGAAGCAGATGAAGCAGAACGATCCGCCTTGGTCGGAGCGCAGAGAAACTGTGGATCGGTGGCCGTTGGCGCATAGCGGCGACGGAGACTGATGGATTGGGTCCGCCATAGATTCATAGAGGAGATGATCGGAGTATTGCTCCTGTGAGTCTAGGAAGAACATTGAGAGAGAGCGCGAAAGAGAGAGACTGGGAAATTTTCGAATTTTACCACCGGTGGATCCAGTTTTAGAAATGGCGTCTCAATTTCGGCACTcgcaaaaacaaagattatttttacaataaagttttttttatttgaattaatttttcttttctctaagAAAACagtaatattaaatttttaaagcaGGTATTccctaaaaccaaaacagtATTTCCAATAAATCATTTaggattataattttataatgtttctttctgtttttttttgtttgttttcaaatggTGATTTTAATATCAAGACTAAAAAGTCTCGTTTTACAACTACAGTAAGTTGTTTTGTGaaatacattataaaaaaaattctctgataattaattttagaattatatTAGCTTGTTTCACATGTATTAAAATCGGATATTTTTCAGTAAATTATGCTGgtgtataattaattttagaattatacaattttacatattaatGACTGGACTtagtttttacaaattttcccccaaaaaaaaaaattcacaattatATTATggtactattttaaaattaaatacacattttaaattttgttgtgaaatcattaatgatattttttggataattaatttaaaagagaTGATCGAATTCGAGGCACTTGCTGCTCTCTTCCTCGTaactcaaatcatcatcatcatcatctttccaTTGTGATGCGATGTACTTAGCGTCTTCCTCTTCCTGCTGCTCTCGTCCAGCGAAGAATCTCTTGGTAATGTTCTTGAAAGCCCGAGCTTTTTCAGTAACCACCCCACATAATCCTCCTGATCTCTTCTCCCTTTTACATCATTCCCCAAACGCTAAGCATCTACGCCATCTCCACGCTCATCTTCTTCGTACCTCTACCTATTCCGACGTCGTGCTCAGCTCTAAGCTTGTTCTCGCTTACTCCAAGCTGAATCGTCTCTTTCTTCCCACTTCGCTTTCTGTCTTCTGGCACATTCCTTGCCGCAACATCTTCTCGTGGAATATAATCATCGGCGAGTTCTCAAGATCGGGTTTTGAGTCGGTTTCGATCGGATTGTTTCTTCGTATGTGGCGAGAGTCAAGCGTTAGACCAGATGATTTCACGCTGCCTCTTGTTCTACGAGCTTGCTCTGCTTCACGAGAAGCGAAGCTTGGGGATTTGATTCATGTTCTGTGTTTAAAACTTGGTTTTAACGCTAGTTTGTTTGTTAGCTCGGCCTTGGTGATTATGTATGTTGATATGGGGAAAATTTTACATGCGCGTAAGTTGTTCGACGATATGCCTGTGTGAGAGACTCTGTTCTTTATACTGCTATGTTT
The sequence above is a segment of the Camelina sativa cultivar DH55 chromosome 10, Cs, whole genome shotgun sequence genome. Coding sequences within it:
- the LOC104719035 gene encoding pentatricopeptide repeat-containing protein At4g14190, chloroplastic-like, whose translation is METLTTAQFLHSATPQKKPSPPLWNSNTRFLSTITRRVYSIPKPSSLRRSLPLSINGEATTQPTSLLSDSYHHHRFLSSLTRRLGCPGSCPLRLLQEDGDWSKDHFWAVIRFLRHSSRLHEILPVYDAWKNLEPLRISVANYERIIRFLCEERSMNEAIRAFRSMIDDHELSPSLEIYNSIIHGYADDGKFEEAMFYLSQMKENGLSPISETYDGLIEAYGKWKLYDEIVLCVRRMESDGCVRDHVTYNLLIREFSRGGLLKRMEQMYQSLMSRKMTLEPCTLLSMLEAYAELGVIEKMEETCNKVIRFGICLDAGLVRKLANVYIDNLMFSRLDDLGRGISYSRTRRTDLAWCLRLLCHARLVSRKGLDYVVKEMKEARVTWNTTFANIVLLAYSKMGDFKSIELLLDELRTKRVKLDLVTVGIVYDLSEAGFDGTGVFITWKKIGFLDKPVEIKTDPLVHAAFGKGRFLRSCEEMIGEEPTPWTPESYGTCG